In a genomic window of Camelina sativa cultivar DH55 unplaced genomic scaffold, Cs unpScaffold02195, whole genome shotgun sequence:
- the LOC104774258 gene encoding UDP-glycosyltransferase 79B8-like: MELTGLPFLLAVKPPRGSSTVQEGLPEGFEERVKGRGVVWGGWVQQPLILSHPSVGCFVNHCGPGTIWECLLSDCQMVLIPFFGDQVLFTRLLTEEFEVSVEVSREKTGWFSKESLRDAVKSVMDKDSDLGELVRSNHAKLKEILISPGLFAGYVDNFVEALTDLINVKKHD, translated from the coding sequence ATGGAGCTGACAGGTTTACCCTTTCTTTTAGCGGTAAAGCCACCAAGAGGATCATCAACGGTCCAAGAAGGTTTACCAGAAGGGTTCGAGGAGCGGGTTAAGGGGCGTGGTGTGGTTTGGGGAGGATGGGTGCAGCAACCTTTGATATTGTCTCATCCATCGGTAGGCTGCTTTGTGAACCATTGTGGTCCTGGAACAATATGGGAGTGTCTCCTGAGTGATTGCCAAATGGTTTTAATTCCATTTTTCGGTGATCAAGTTCTCTTCACAAGATTGTTGACCGAGGAATTCGAGGTTTCTGTAGAAGTTTCGAGGGAAAAAACCGGATGGTTTTCAAAGGAGAGCTTAAGAGATGCGGTCAAGTCTGTGATGGATAAAGACAGTGACCTCGGGGAGCTAGTGAGGAGTAACCACGCCAAATTGAAGGAGATTCTTATTAGTCCTGGACTATTTGCTGGTTACGTGGATAACTTTGTTGAGGCATTGACTGATTTGATCAATGTGAAAAAACATGATTAG